Proteins encoded within one genomic window of Legionella sp. PC997:
- the ribF gene encoding bifunctional riboflavin kinase/FAD synthetase, whose amino-acid sequence MKLLRGIQHFSAFDKGVVATIGNFDGVHLGHQNLIRTLRNKANDLKLPLVLILFEPQPREYFQQEKAPARLSSLREKLEVLGSCQIDYVYCLKFNSVLAETSATDFARTYLFSTLHVKYLLIGEDFRFGKNREGDVRLLKELSSQYACDVNIYSNFCINENRISSTRIRTALQHGELNTATKYLGRPYSICGRVLHGDGRGRQWGIPTANLALNRYSLPLQGVFAVQVRIANQIVYGVANVGRRPTVDGSKNILEVHLFDFDQSIYGELLQVFFLHKLRDEVKFTSVDALIAQIYDDIAVAKEFLKNCNELPLYQS is encoded by the coding sequence ATGAAATTGTTGCGCGGGATTCAACATTTTTCTGCTTTTGATAAAGGTGTGGTAGCTACTATTGGTAACTTTGATGGCGTGCATTTAGGTCATCAAAATCTTATTAGGACTTTAAGAAATAAAGCAAATGACTTAAAGTTACCTTTAGTTCTTATTCTATTTGAACCACAGCCTAGAGAATATTTCCAACAGGAAAAAGCGCCTGCACGACTCTCCAGTTTAAGAGAAAAATTAGAGGTTTTAGGCTCATGTCAGATTGACTATGTATACTGTTTAAAATTTAATAGTGTATTAGCGGAAACATCTGCGACTGATTTTGCACGCACCTATTTGTTTTCTACACTCCATGTAAAATATTTGCTCATAGGTGAAGATTTTCGTTTTGGTAAAAATAGAGAAGGTGATGTGCGCTTATTGAAAGAGCTCAGTTCTCAGTATGCCTGCGATGTGAATATTTATTCAAATTTTTGTATTAATGAAAACCGAATCAGCTCCACTCGAATTAGAACAGCATTACAGCATGGTGAGTTGAATACAGCTACCAAATACCTGGGTAGACCTTATAGTATTTGTGGGCGTGTGTTACATGGAGATGGACGAGGGCGTCAGTGGGGAATCCCTACTGCCAATCTGGCTCTGAACCGATACTCGTTACCTTTACAGGGGGTATTTGCAGTTCAGGTTCGAATTGCTAACCAAATAGTATATGGTGTTGCTAATGTGGGACGTCGTCCTACAGTAGATGGCAGTAAGAATATTTTGGAAGTGCATTTATTCGATTTTGATCAGTCTATCTATGGTGAATTATTGCAAGTGTTTTTCTTGCACAAATTGCGTGATGAGGTTAAATTCACTTCGGTGGATGCTTTAATTGCGCAGATATATGATGATATTGCGGTGGCGAAAGAATTCCTCAAGAATTGTAATGAACTACCCCTATATCAAAGCTAG
- a CDS encoding universal stress protein, translating to MYKRVLFATDFDEVGIIAAHKAKKIADENGADLILVHVVEPIPAYAYPGFAGFAEVELSIREQAEKELNELGEKLGVDAKHRFIEFGSTKNEILRVAHERHIDLIVTGSHGKHGLSLLLGSTANSILHGAQCDVLIVRSIHPEKS from the coding sequence ATGTATAAGAGGGTATTATTTGCTACTGACTTTGATGAAGTTGGTATTATAGCAGCGCATAAAGCAAAAAAAATTGCTGATGAAAATGGCGCTGATTTGATATTAGTTCATGTCGTAGAACCCATTCCTGCATATGCATATCCTGGTTTTGCCGGATTTGCTGAGGTTGAATTATCCATTCGTGAGCAAGCCGAAAAAGAACTCAATGAATTGGGTGAAAAGTTGGGGGTTGATGCAAAACACCGATTTATTGAATTTGGTTCCACCAAAAATGAAATTTTAAGAGTTGCGCATGAGCGACATATCGATTTGATTGTTACCGGAAGTCATGGAAAACATGGGCTTTCATTATTATTAGGTTCAACAGCAAACTCAATTTTGCATGGAGCTCAATGTGATGTATTGATTGTCCGCTCTATTCATCCAGAAAAATCATAA
- a CDS encoding tetratricopeptide repeat protein → MNEWWLLGLLAGLAGLACMIIIYPFRRHFITGLLLVPVIFLVAFIGYYYWGGFGGWQKYIQHRNAQEQAKKMLESVKSPQELIDKLRAKLDDTPKSAKGWYLLGRLYNSQDKRQNAVEAFSKAYQFYPDDEQYAVNYAHSLWVLNNQQFTEQITEIFSRLLKNNPNQPDALAMLAMDAFVSHAYEDAINYWQRLLKLAPEQSEEANAIRKAIAKAEEHIRLR, encoded by the coding sequence ATGAATGAATGGTGGTTATTGGGATTATTAGCAGGTCTAGCAGGACTGGCCTGTATGATTATAATTTATCCATTCAGACGTCATTTTATAACGGGTTTGTTGTTGGTTCCGGTTATATTTTTGGTGGCATTTATTGGATATTATTATTGGGGTGGATTTGGTGGATGGCAAAAATACATTCAACATCGGAACGCTCAGGAACAAGCTAAAAAAATGCTGGAATCAGTTAAAAGCCCGCAAGAGTTAATCGATAAATTACGCGCAAAATTGGATGATACTCCTAAGAGTGCTAAAGGATGGTATCTATTGGGACGTTTGTATAATAGCCAAGATAAACGGCAAAACGCTGTAGAGGCTTTTTCGAAAGCATATCAATTTTATCCAGATGATGAACAATATGCCGTCAATTATGCACATAGCTTGTGGGTTCTGAATAACCAACAATTTACCGAACAAATTACCGAAATATTTAGTCGATTATTAAAAAATAATCCAAATCAGCCAGATGCACTAGCTATGCTTGCGATGGATGCTTTTGTGAGTCATGCTTATGAGGATGCAATTAATTATTGGCAACGTTTATTAAAACTGGCGCCAGAACAATCAGAAGAAGCGAATGCAATTCGAAAAGCCATTGCTAAAGCTGAAGAGCATATTAGATTACGATAA
- a CDS encoding cytochrome c-type biogenesis protein — protein sequence MRIDKILFGLLLFLCSSIWANSTYPLDSAQKEAQFNHLLKDLRCLVCQNQDLADSNAELAKDLRAQVYQMVKQGKSDSEISDYLTARYGDFILFKPPVKSVTFLLWFGPLLFLLLGFVIFWRTCFRTREKKHTSLELG from the coding sequence ATGAGAATAGACAAAATTTTGTTTGGATTGTTACTTTTTTTATGCTCATCTATTTGGGCAAACAGCACTTATCCTTTGGATTCAGCTCAAAAGGAAGCTCAGTTTAACCATCTACTCAAAGATTTGCGGTGCCTGGTTTGTCAAAATCAAGACTTGGCTGACTCCAATGCTGAATTAGCCAAAGACCTGCGTGCTCAAGTGTATCAAATGGTTAAACAAGGTAAAAGTGATAGTGAAATTAGTGATTACCTAACTGCTCGTTATGGTGATTTTATCCTATTCAAACCACCTGTTAAGTCGGTAACTTTTTTACTGTGGTTTGGACCTCTTTTATTTTTATTATTAGGGTTTGTTATTTTTTGGCGAACTTGTTTTAGAACCCGAGAGAAGAAGCATACTTCACTTGAACTAGGTTAG
- a CDS encoding DsbE family thiol:disulfide interchange protein codes for MKKIGWKVIPIALFLLLCVFLWRGLSLNPHELPSVQLGKALPEFSLPQLQDPNSFFNSNQLRDQVLLLNVWASWCAACIDEQVFMLQLAREGIPIYGLNYKDKANDALRWLEQWGNPYKLIIQDQDGKVAIDLGVYGAPETFVVDKKGVIRYRHAGVLTQEVWLKEVLPLIKQLEQTS; via the coding sequence ATGAAAAAAATAGGATGGAAGGTTATTCCAATTGCTCTTTTTTTGCTGCTATGTGTTTTCCTTTGGCGCGGTTTATCTCTAAACCCACACGAGCTACCTTCAGTTCAGCTGGGAAAGGCATTGCCTGAGTTTAGTTTACCCCAATTGCAGGATCCGAATTCCTTTTTTAATTCAAATCAATTACGCGATCAGGTACTTTTGTTAAATGTTTGGGCCAGTTGGTGCGCGGCTTGTATTGATGAGCAGGTGTTTATGTTGCAACTGGCGCGTGAAGGAATACCCATTTATGGGTTAAATTATAAAGACAAAGCAAATGATGCACTCCGATGGTTAGAGCAATGGGGAAATCCCTATAAGCTCATTATCCAGGACCAAGATGGAAAGGTTGCGATTGATTTGGGAGTTTATGGGGCACCGGAGACTTTTGTGGTGGATAAGAAAGGAGTCATTCGCTATCGACATGCAGGAGTTTTGACTCAAGAAGTCTGGTTAAAAGAGGTTTTACCTTTGATAAAACAATTGGAGCAGACATCATGA